The following coding sequences are from one Lysinibacillus sp. FSL W8-0992 window:
- a CDS encoding late competence development ComFB family protein: MSEPILVNVTEEIVRGLVSFLLRGPEYQTFCKCQNCEFDTVALALNALASKYVTSMETRDEAFKALNTPENIELINREIIHALHVVNKYPRH; this comes from the coding sequence ATGTCAGAACCTATTTTAGTAAATGTTACAGAGGAAATTGTGCGTGGTTTAGTAAGTTTTCTGCTTCGGGGACCAGAATATCAAACATTTTGTAAATGTCAAAACTGCGAATTTGATACAGTGGCACTTGCATTAAATGCTTTGGCTAGTAAGTATGTTACATCTATGGAAACGCGAGATGAAGCATTTAAAGCATTGAATACTCCTGAAAATATCGAGTTGATTAACAGAGAAATTATTCATGCATTACATGTGGTAAATAA